The genomic DNA CGGTCAACAACGGCTTCATCCTGACCAACCGGCTGTTGAAAGCCGGCGCCCCGGTGTTCTGGATCAAGCAGGGGATTACGGTGGGCGGCGAGACGCTGGCGCCGGGCGCCTTGTGGATCCCGGCCGGCGGCGCGGCGAAGGGTATCGTCGATACCGCGGTTCAGACGCTCGGCATTGATGCGCTTGCGGTTGCGGCCAAGCCGGCGGGTGACGCGGTAAAGCTGAAGCCGGTGCGGATCGCGTTGGTTGATCACTACGGTGGCTCGATGGCGTCGGGCTGGAACCGCTGGATCTTCGAGAAGTACGAATTCCCTTATTCGGTCGTTTACCCACAGGAGCTCGACAAGGGCGGGCTCGACAAGAAGTACGACGTGATCGTGTTCCAGTCCGACGTGCTCGGGCGCGAAGGGCGGCCGCCGCAGAGGCAGCCCGACCCGGCTGATCTGCCGGCCGAATGGCGCATGGCGCTCGGCCATGTGACGACGGAGAAGACGGTGCCGCAGCTCACCGCCTTCACCAAGGCTGGCGGCACGGTGATTGCGGTTGGCAATGCGACGCGGCTTGGCGCCGAAATGGGCCTGCCGGTGTACAATGCGCTGACCAGCGTCGATGCGGCGGGAAAGCGCACCCCGCTGCCGGGCACGAAATTCTACGTTCCGGGTTCGGTGCTGCAGGCGAAGGTCGATCCGACTGATCCGCTGGCGTACGGCGTGCCCGCGACGCTCGACGTGTTCTACAACAACAACCCGACCTACAGCTTCACGCCGGGACAGGCTGGCGTGCGGCGCGTGGCATGGTTCGCGAGCGAAGATCCGCTGCGCTCGGGCTGGGCGTGGGGGCAGAAGGCGTTGAATGACACAGCAACCGTGATCGACGGGTCGCTTGGCAAGGGCCATGTCTATCTGCTCGCCAATGAAGTGACGCAGCGTGGCCAGCCCTATGCCTCGTTCAAATTCCTGTTCAACGCTGCACTATACGGCCCGACCCAAGTTGGGATGACGACCAGCGCCGACAATTAAAAGCGTCGCTGCCGAGGGAGTCGGGCCCATTGCGCGGATATCGCGCGGTGGGCCCTTCTTGATTCAGCGCTGCGTCAGCGGATCAGAGTGTAATGGGATCAACGTCGGCGAGGAACACCGTGCGGCCCCAGTGGAAGCGACCTGCCGCCGCGCGCGCCGCGCCAAGTCTTAGGCTTGCCGGACAGCTTCGATGACCGGGGCAGTCTTGGCCGAGCCTAATCAGAACGACGTCTGGAGACGAATCGTCAGGCTAATGAAACGGTGGCGGTAGAAATGGTGCCCAGGGACGGGTTCGAACCGCCGACACTGCGATTTTCAGTCGCATGCTCTACCAACTGAGCTACCTGGGCCTGTCCGCGGATTGCGCGGGAAGCGGTCCCCTAGTCAGCCACGGGGCGGCTGTCCAGCCCATCCGGATCTAGCGGCGGCCCTGGAATGAGGTAGCCGTCGCTGAGCCATTGCAGCAGATCGCGATCACGGCAGCGTGGCGAGCAGAAGGGCGCATGCGTGCGGTTCGCCGGTTGAGCGCAGAGCGGGCAGGTGGTGATCATGACGCGTCTACCTTGCGCAACCATCGATGCGCGATGCCGGCCGCCGCTTCAGAAGGGCAGCCAGTTCGATTTCTGGGTGAACTTCATATAGCCGACGTTGATCCCGGCGCGATAGCCGACGCCAAGCCGCACCGGGATCAGCACTACGTTACCGCGGCGCAGATAGGTCGCTGCGAAACCGCCGATAAAGTACAGTCGGCCCTCGGCAGCCGGGAAGCGGCGGTACAGGTCTGCAGTGTCGTAGAGATTGTAGACCAGCACGAACACCTTGTTGGCATCGCCACCGACGTCGAAGCCGATCGACGGCCCGGTCCAATAGACGGGCATCTGCCCCTCGATCTTGTGCGTCATTACGCCCGAACCATATCGCACCCCGACGACGAACGCGCCCGCCGCCTCGCGGCCAGCGATATAGGCATTGGGTTCGCCCTGTTCGCTAAGGATTTTCTCGATGATCGAGCCGAACCCCGCGGCGCCCTTCCCGAACACGTCCTCGCCTGCGCCGATAAGGTCATCGCGTTTGAACGTGCCATCGGCCTGGGTAGTCGCCTCGGCACGCTGTTCGGCGGCGGGGATGCCGACTTCGCCGCCCGCCTGCGCTTGCGCGGCTGCCTGAGGTGGGACTGGGTCCGTTGGCGCTTCGCCAGTGTAGGTTGGTTCGCGATACGTTTGAACCGGCGCGCGCGGTGTGGTGCGCGGCGCGGCCGGCGAAACGCGTGTGCCGGGAAGATCACCATCGATCGCCTGATTGGGATCGATCGTCTTCACCTGGGCCATCGCCAGCGCGGGCGCGACCCCGGTGACAGCCGTCGCCATCATTCCAACCGCGATCAACAACCTACGCATCGTCACATCCCCCGTTCGCCGGGCGCAACCCGATCACCGACGTTAACCCCGCTAAACCTGTCCGGGCAATGAACGCTGCGCCGGCCCGAGTCCCTGCCACGCCAAAGCGAATCGCCATGCGATGTTGCTCGCCCGCGGAACGCCCGCTATAGCCACCGCTCCGCAAGACCCGGAGACGTGGGTGAGTGGCTGAAACCAACGCTTTGCTAAAGCGTCGTACGGGAAACCGTACCGAGGGTTCGAATCCCTCCGTCTCCGCCAGAAATCATTGATTATGCTGCTCTTTTTGCCAACTTTGGGCGCCGTGCCCACTGGCATGCCCACTTGCGGATTGGCTCTCGGCGCACGCTGACGTTCGTTGGCGGGCAACCGAGCGCTGACAGTCCGTGGATGGATAGTTTGGACTTATGGGTCCGTATCGCGCCTTATCAATGATATATGAGTCTTCGGGGGACGGAACGTTGGCGAGCAGCCCAATTATCGAGAACGGCGAGCTGCCGATCTCCGTTTTCCAGAGCGATTTGCCGATCGACGAGAAGCTCGATCGCGCCCGTACCGAACTCCTCGACCTCTCTGCTCGCAACCGATTGCTCAACATGCCGCGGTCATCGAAGGGTGCGAAGGCTGTGGAGGTCGTCGATGAGGTCGGCACCGAGGTGTTCCGGCTGCTCGTACAGGAGGGTAAGCCATTCACCTTTCTTGCTGGGAGGTCGGCTCAGTCCGGGGAGCCGGTGGACGGTGAGGCCGCCGCCGAGGAGGCCGACGAGATCGCGGACCTCGCGCAGCCCGAGGACGACATTATCGATGGCCGCGGCATCTTCTCGCGGTATGCCGACACGCGATTGCAGACACGGCTTACCCCGAAGGGGCTGCAGAAGCGCCTGCTCGAACTATACTTCGACGCGCGGACGCTTGAGGAGGAGCAGGGTGTCAACATCCTTTACCTGGCGCTCGGGGCTCTCAAGTGGATCGATCCAAATAACGCGGCGAATATCCGGTTCGCACCACTCGTTCTCGTCCCGGTCCAGCTCGAACGCGGCAACGCCGGCGAGAAGTTCAAGCTGCGGATGCGGCAAGAGGACTACGCGTCCAACCTTTCGCTGGAGGCCTTCCTCGACCGGGTGCACGGTATCCGGTTGCCGGCCTTTGAGGCGAACGACGGGTTTGATCCCGCCAGCTACTTCGGCGAGGTCGCCGACGCAGTCTCGGCGAAGCCGGGCTGGGAGGTACATCCCGACGTTATCGTGCTCGGCTTTTTCTCGTTTGCAAAATTCCTGATGTACCGCGATCTCGATCCACAGACGTGGCCGAACGGGGGCAGGATCACTGACCGGACGCTGGTGCGCGGGCTGCTCTCCGACGGGTTCGACGGCAGTGAGGGGATGATCCCCGAGGATGCGAACATCGATCCGTTCATCCCGCCATCCGCGATGCTCCACATTGTGGACAGCGACAGTTCGCAGGCACTTGTAGTGCACGAGGTCAGGCGCGGACGGGACATGGTCATACAGGGCTCACCGGGCACCGGGAAAAGCCAGACCATCGCAAACATTGTTGCATCAGCGATCGCTGACGGACCAGATCAAGGTAGAGCCGGAGCTCGGCACCTTCGACGGAACGCTGCACGGCCGACTGGCGCGCGATTTCGCGGACATGGATCGGCAGCGCATTGCGTCGGCGAGTTTTGAGGTCGTGCGCGCCCACCATGACGCCGTCCCAGCCCGCGATGGCGGCTCGGTGGGGCCGTTGGGAGTGCTCCGCGCCGAGATAGCGCGCAAACGCGGGCACATGCCGATCCGCCGGCTAATGGAAAAGGCGGCGCCCGCGGTGCAGGCGCTCAAGCCCGTCTTCATGATGAGCCCGCTGTCAGTCGCGCAATTCCTCGCGCCAGGCGTGTTCGAGTTTGATTTGCTCGTGATGGACGAGGCGAGTCAGATCCAGCCCGTGGACGCTCTGGGAGCATTAGCGCGCGCCAAGCAGGTGGTCGTCGTCGGTGATCCGAAGCAGCTACCGCTCACGGCATTCTTCTCCAAGATGACGGGGGGCGGCACAGACGACGACGACGACGCGCGCACCCGCGTGGCGGACATCGAAAGCATTCTTGGCCTGTTCACCGCCCGTGGGCTGCCG from Sphingomonas radiodurans includes the following:
- a CDS encoding DUF4011 domain-containing protein, coding for MASSPIIENGELPISVFQSDLPIDEKLDRARTELLDLSARNRLLNMPRSSKGAKAVEVVDEVGTEVFRLLVQEGKPFTFLAGRSAQSGEPVDGEAAAEEADEIADLAQPEDDIIDGRGIFSRYADTRLQTRLTPKGLQKRLLELYFDARTLEEEQGVNILYLALGALKWIDPNNAANIRFAPLVLVPVQLERGNAGEKFKLRMRQEDYASNLSLEAFLDRVHGIRLPAFEANDGFDPASYFGEVADAVSAKPGWEVHPDVIVLGFFSFAKFLMYRDLDPQTWPNGGRITDRTLVRGLLSDGFDGSEGMIPEDANIDPFIPPSAMLHIVDSDSSQALVVHEVRRGRDMVIQGSPGTGKSQTIANIVASAIADGPDQGRAGARHLRRNAARPTGARFRGHGSAAHCVGEF
- the yacG gene encoding DNA gyrase inhibitor YacG; its protein translation is MVAQGRRVMITTCPLCAQPANRTHAPFCSPRCRDRDLLQWLSDGYLIPGPPLDPDGLDSRPVAD
- a CDS encoding DUF1134 domain-containing protein; the encoded protein is MRRLLIAVGMMATAVTGVAPALAMAQVKTIDPNQAIDGDLPGTRVSPAAPRTTPRAPVQTYREPTYTGEAPTDPVPPQAAAQAQAGGEVGIPAAEQRAEATTQADGTFKRDDLIGAGEDVFGKGAAGFGSIIEKILSEQGEPNAYIAGREAAGAFVVGVRYGSGVMTHKIEGQMPVYWTGPSIGFDVGGDANKVFVLVYNLYDTADLYRRFPAAEGRLYFIGGFAATYLRRGNVVLIPVRLGVGYRAGINVGYMKFTQKSNWLPF